A genomic region of Notamacropus eugenii isolate mMacEug1 chromosome 3, mMacEug1.pri_v2, whole genome shotgun sequence contains the following coding sequences:
- the LOC140530908 gene encoding ATP synthase F(0) complex subunit C3, mitochondrial has protein sequence MLACAKLACSPALIRAGSRIVYRPISAAVLSRPEVRTGEGNTVSYGTQNRVSQLALREFQTSAISRDVDTAAKFIGAGAATVGVAGSGAGIGTVFGSLIIGYARNPSLKQQLFSYAILGFALSEAMGLFCLMVAFLILFAM, from the coding sequence ATGTTGGCCTGCGCCAAGCTTGCCTGCTCCCCCGCTCTGATCCGTGCTGGATCCAGAATTGTATACAGACCAATTTCTGCAGCAGTGTTGTCTCGACCAGAGGTCAGGACTGGAGAGGGCAATACAGTATCTTATGGGACCCAGAACAGGGTGTCTCAGCTAGCACTAAGGGAGTTCCAGACCAGTGCTATCAGCAGAGACGTTGACACTGCTGCCAAATTTATTGGTGCAGGTGCTGCCACAGTAGGAGTGGCTGGTTCTGGTGCTGGTATCGGAACTGTCTTTGGTAGTCTGATTATTGGTTATGCCAGAAACCCCTCACTGAAGCAGCAGCTGTTCTCATATGCTATCCTGGGATTCGCCTTGTCTGAAGCTATGGGTCTCTTTTGTTTGATGGTTGCTTTCTTGATCTTGTTCGCCATGTAA